A genomic region of Xanthomonas campestris pv. phormiicola contains the following coding sequences:
- a CDS encoding aldo/keto reductase: protein MLHTRELGRSGLHAAPLAFGGNVFGWSADAKTSFALLDAFVDAGFNLIDTADAYAAWVPGNRGGESETIIGQWLKRSGKRDKVLLATKVGKWAERPGLAADNIAAAVDESLQRLQTDVIDLYQAHEDDESVPLEASLAAFGRLIEQGKVRAIGASNYSAERLAEALKVSAQYGLPRYETLQPEYNLYDRAGYEAGLEPLVREQGLGTLCYYALARGFLSGKYRSPADAAKSQARGDSVIARYLDARGLRILAALDDIAGKHSATPTQVALAWLIARPGIAAPIASATSLEQLQQLLAAARLALSADDIAQLDTASKETV from the coding sequence ATGCTGCACACGCGCGAACTCGGCCGTTCCGGCCTGCACGCGGCGCCGCTCGCCTTCGGCGGCAATGTGTTCGGCTGGAGTGCCGACGCCAAGACCTCCTTCGCCCTGCTCGACGCCTTCGTCGACGCGGGCTTCAACCTGATCGACACCGCCGATGCGTATGCGGCCTGGGTGCCCGGCAACCGCGGCGGCGAGTCGGAAACCATCATCGGCCAGTGGCTCAAGCGCAGCGGCAAGCGCGACAAGGTGCTGCTGGCGACCAAGGTCGGCAAGTGGGCCGAACGCCCGGGCCTGGCCGCCGACAACATCGCCGCGGCGGTGGACGAATCGCTGCAGCGCCTGCAGACCGACGTGATCGATCTGTACCAGGCCCACGAGGACGACGAGTCGGTGCCGCTGGAAGCCTCGCTGGCCGCGTTCGGGCGGCTGATCGAGCAAGGCAAGGTGCGCGCGATCGGCGCCTCCAACTACAGCGCCGAACGCCTGGCCGAAGCGCTGAAGGTGTCGGCGCAGTACGGGTTGCCGCGCTACGAGACGCTGCAGCCCGAATACAACCTGTACGACCGCGCCGGCTACGAGGCCGGCCTGGAACCGCTGGTGCGCGAACAGGGACTGGGCACGCTCTGCTACTACGCGCTGGCGCGCGGGTTCCTCAGCGGCAAGTACCGCAGTCCCGCCGATGCGGCGAAGAGCCAGGCGCGCGGCGACAGCGTGATCGCGCGCTACCTCGACGCGCGCGGCCTGCGCATCCTCGCCGCGCTCGACGACATCGCCGGCAAGCATTCGGCCACGCCGACCCAGGTGGCCCTGGCGTGGCTGATCGCGCGCCCCGGCATCGCTGCGCCGATCGCCAGCGCCACCAGCCTCGAGCAGTTGCAGCAACTGCTGGCCGCCGCGCGCCTGGCGCTGTCGGCCGACGATATCGCGCAACTGGATACAGCCAGCAAGGAAACCGTATGA
- a CDS encoding NADP-dependent oxidoreductase encodes MSTASHTTRVVLASRPQGAPTAENFRIEQAPLAVPGPGQVLLRNRWLSLDPYMRGRMSDAPSYAPPVQLGEVMVGSTVAEVLESHHRDLKPGDLVLVQSGGWQTHLVADGAGLRRKLDPHSPLPPSTALGVYGMPGFTAYAGLHEIGKPQSGETVAVAAATGPVGASVAQIARLRGAKVIAIAGGAEKCRYLREELGVDVALDHRAADFAGQLRAAAKDGIDVYFENVGGHVFDAVLPLLNDFARVPVCGTIATYNSKGEPPPGPDRLPALMGQVLRQRLTLRGFIVGDFVKLYPEFLREMGAWLADGRVRYREHVVHGLENAPQAFIDMLGGGNFGKLVVQLDESRD; translated from the coding sequence ATGAGCACCGCTTCCCATACCACCCGCGTGGTCCTCGCCTCGCGTCCGCAAGGCGCGCCGACCGCGGAGAATTTCCGCATCGAACAGGCGCCGCTGGCCGTGCCCGGTCCCGGCCAGGTGCTGCTGCGCAACCGCTGGTTGTCGCTGGATCCGTACATGCGCGGACGCATGAGCGATGCGCCCTCGTACGCACCGCCCGTGCAACTGGGCGAGGTGATGGTCGGCAGCACCGTCGCCGAGGTGCTGGAATCGCACCATCGCGACCTCAAGCCCGGCGATCTGGTGCTGGTGCAGAGCGGCGGCTGGCAGACCCACCTGGTGGCCGATGGTGCCGGCCTGCGACGCAAGCTCGATCCACACTCGCCGCTGCCGCCGAGCACCGCGCTCGGCGTCTACGGCATGCCCGGTTTCACCGCCTACGCCGGCCTGCACGAGATCGGCAAGCCGCAGAGCGGCGAAACCGTGGCGGTCGCCGCCGCCACCGGGCCGGTCGGCGCCAGCGTGGCGCAGATCGCCCGGTTGCGCGGCGCGAAGGTGATCGCCATCGCCGGCGGCGCCGAGAAATGCCGCTACCTGCGCGAGGAACTGGGCGTGGACGTGGCGCTGGACCATCGCGCCGCGGATTTCGCCGGGCAACTGCGCGCCGCGGCGAAGGACGGCATCGACGTCTATTTCGAGAACGTCGGCGGGCACGTGTTCGACGCGGTGCTGCCGCTGCTCAACGATTTCGCGCGGGTGCCGGTATGCGGCACCATCGCCACCTACAACAGCAAGGGCGAACCGCCGCCCGGGCCGGATCGCCTGCCGGCGCTGATGGGCCAGGTGCTGCGCCAGCGGCTGACCCTGCGCGGCTTCATCGTCGGCGATTTCGTCAAGCTCTATCCCGAGTTCCTGCGCGAGATGGGCGCGTGGCTGGCCGACGGCCGCGTGCGCTACCGCGAACATGTCGTGCACGGGCTGGAGAACGCGCCGCAGGCCTTCATCGACATGCTCGGCGGCGGCAACTTCGGCAAGCTGGTTGTGCAGCTGGATGAAAGCCGGGATTAG
- the pcaD gene encoding 3-oxoadipate enol-lactonase: MPFLELPTHRLHYRIDGSEGRPWLTFCNSLGSDLHMWDAQIDALAPYYRVLRYDRRGHGASGAAAGPYRIEDLAGDVLALLDALSVERTHFCGLSIGGLTGQWLGIHAGARLHTLTVCATAARIGSEDTWQARIAQVQADGLAPLLAGTRERWFTPAFVEMQPATVEAILASFLSTDAQAYAACCQALASTDFRGVLGEIATPLLALAGHDDPVCPPADLQTIAAQAARGSFAQVHGRHLCNVESPHAFNDALLRFLLQ, translated from the coding sequence ATGCCCTTCCTCGAACTTCCGACGCATCGCCTGCACTACCGCATCGACGGCAGCGAAGGCCGGCCCTGGCTGACCTTCTGCAATTCGCTCGGCAGCGACCTGCATATGTGGGACGCGCAGATCGACGCGCTGGCGCCGTACTACCGGGTGCTGCGCTACGACCGCCGCGGCCATGGCGCCTCGGGCGCCGCGGCGGGACCGTATCGGATCGAGGACCTGGCCGGCGACGTGCTGGCGCTGCTCGATGCGCTGTCGGTGGAGCGCACCCATTTCTGCGGGCTGTCGATCGGTGGGCTGACCGGGCAGTGGCTGGGCATCCACGCCGGCGCGCGCCTGCACACGCTCACCGTATGCGCGACCGCGGCCAGGATCGGCAGCGAGGACACCTGGCAGGCGCGCATCGCGCAGGTCCAGGCCGATGGGCTGGCGCCGCTGCTGGCCGGCACCCGCGAACGCTGGTTCACCCCGGCCTTCGTCGAGATGCAGCCGGCAACGGTCGAGGCGATCCTGGCGAGCTTCCTGAGTACCGATGCGCAGGCCTATGCGGCGTGCTGCCAGGCGTTGGCCAGCACCGATTTCCGTGGCGTCCTGGGCGAGATCGCCACGCCGCTGCTGGCGCTGGCCGGGCACGACGATCCTGTCTGCCCGCCGGCCGATCTGCAGACGATCGCCGCGCAGGCGGCGCGTGGCAGCTTCGCCCAGGTGCATGGCCGGCACCTGTGCAATGTGGAATCGCCGCACGCCTTCAACGACGCGCTGCTGCGCTTCCTGCTGCAATAG
- a CDS encoding nuclear transport factor 2 family protein produces MKIRLHVYLLALLLALPAASAFAQTAVTANPNHQQLLQGSDWRTEANKRLVYDFWRIVFEAGHTEYAPMYMAKDYIQHNPTVANGRDAFLQFLTAFVKPQPIKPRVQLPLVAILAEGDYVTLVSVRTLPDPKDASKTYTTTWFDMFRIQNGKIQEHWDPATK; encoded by the coding sequence ATGAAAATCCGCCTGCATGTGTATCTTCTCGCCTTGTTGCTCGCGCTTCCCGCCGCTTCCGCATTCGCGCAAACCGCGGTCACCGCCAATCCCAACCATCAGCAACTGCTGCAGGGGTCGGATTGGCGCACCGAGGCGAACAAGCGTCTGGTCTACGACTTCTGGCGCATCGTGTTCGAAGCCGGACACACCGAATACGCGCCGATGTACATGGCCAAGGACTATATCCAGCACAATCCGACCGTCGCCAACGGCCGCGACGCGTTCCTGCAGTTCCTGACCGCGTTCGTCAAGCCGCAGCCGATCAAGCCGCGCGTGCAGCTGCCGCTGGTGGCGATCCTTGCCGAGGGCGACTACGTGACCCTGGTGTCGGTACGCACGCTGCCCGATCCCAAGGACGCGAGCAAGACCTATACGACCACCTGGTTCGACATGTTCCGTATCCAGAACGGCAAGATCCAGGAGCATTGGGACCCGGCGACCAAGTGA
- a CDS encoding MarR family transcriptional regulator has product MWRARKLTACGARPRQSGRGRTIDPRLEKQLYEAAKFPEPAMSAVDPMVVEQIRAAARQLVRELGFLHDTLAATDCPPSVVHALLEIGAREAVGASQLADCLQLEKSSVSRMLRKLIAAGELRARASAEDGRVKQLRLSARGRRTVQGIHAFARGWVQAALAPLPASPHADIGRGLARYAAALQAQRNGDAHRRQLPARCDRAQRRNARRLLSAACAAKDVSNSGVLVTVAALAV; this is encoded by the coding sequence ATGTGGCGCGCGCGCAAGCTGACCGCGTGCGGCGCACGGCCGCGGCAATCCGGTCGTGGGCGCACCATCGACCCGCGCCTGGAAAAGCAGTTGTATGAAGCAGCGAAATTCCCGGAGCCGGCCATGTCAGCGGTGGATCCCATGGTCGTCGAGCAGATCCGCGCCGCCGCGCGGCAGCTGGTGCGCGAACTCGGTTTCCTGCACGACACCCTCGCCGCGACCGACTGTCCGCCGTCGGTGGTGCATGCGCTGCTGGAGATCGGCGCGCGCGAAGCGGTCGGCGCGTCGCAACTGGCCGACTGCCTGCAACTGGAAAAATCCAGTGTCAGCCGCATGCTGCGCAAGCTGATCGCGGCAGGCGAATTGCGCGCGCGCGCCAGCGCCGAAGACGGCCGCGTCAAACAACTGCGGCTTTCCGCCCGTGGCCGGCGCACGGTGCAAGGTATCCACGCCTTCGCGCGCGGGTGGGTGCAAGCCGCGCTCGCGCCGCTGCCGGCGTCGCCGCATGCGGACATCGGCCGCGGGCTGGCCCGCTATGCGGCCGCGTTGCAGGCCCAGCGCAATGGCGATGCGCATCGCCGGCAGCTACCGGCCCGGTGCGATCGGGCGCAGCGCCGAAATGCACGTCGTCTTCTAAGCGCGGCATGCGCTGCAAAGGACGTTTCCAATTCTGGTGTTTTGGTTACTGTGGCGGCACTCGCAGTGTAG
- a CDS encoding LysR substrate-binding domain-containing protein, protein MKTTLDELQAFIAVVDTHSISAAADALGQTASGVSRALARLEEKLQTTLLRRTTRRLALTEEGQAFLQRAREIVAAVEQAEEQMVARRQHPAGRLRVDAATPFMLHAIVPHVAGYRARYPDVELELTSNDGIIDLLERRTDLAIRIGALRDSSLHARALGSSRLRVLASPDYLARRGVPRRVDALARHDLLGFTQPESLNEWPLRGSDGAALHIRPAIACSSGETLRQLALAGDGIVCLSDFMTIADRRDGRLVQVLPKCTLDVRQPIHGVYYRNTAVSARIASFLDHLAQALGPAPFAA, encoded by the coding sequence ATGAAGACGACGCTGGACGAACTGCAGGCCTTCATCGCCGTGGTCGATACGCACTCGATCAGCGCGGCCGCCGACGCGCTCGGACAGACCGCGTCCGGGGTCAGCCGCGCGCTGGCGCGGCTGGAGGAGAAGCTGCAGACCACGCTGTTGCGGCGGACCACCCGGCGCCTGGCGCTGACCGAGGAAGGCCAGGCCTTCCTGCAGCGCGCGCGCGAGATCGTGGCCGCGGTGGAGCAGGCCGAAGAGCAGATGGTCGCGCGCCGCCAGCACCCGGCCGGGCGCCTGCGCGTGGACGCGGCCACGCCGTTCATGCTGCATGCGATCGTGCCGCACGTGGCCGGCTACCGCGCACGCTATCCGGATGTGGAGCTGGAGCTGACCAGCAACGACGGCATCATCGACCTGCTCGAACGCCGCACCGACCTGGCGATCCGCATCGGCGCGCTGCGCGATTCCAGCCTGCATGCGCGCGCGCTCGGCAGCAGCAGGCTGCGCGTGCTGGCCAGTCCCGACTATCTGGCCAGACGCGGCGTGCCGCGCCGCGTGGACGCGCTGGCCCGCCACGATCTGCTCGGGTTCACCCAGCCGGAGTCGCTCAACGAATGGCCGCTGCGCGGCAGCGATGGCGCTGCGCTGCACATCCGCCCGGCGATCGCCTGTTCCAGCGGCGAGACCCTGCGCCAGCTGGCATTGGCCGGCGACGGCATCGTCTGCCTGTCGGACTTCATGACCATCGCCGACCGCCGCGACGGCCGCCTGGTCCAGGTCCTGCCGAAGTGCACGCTGGACGTGCGCCAACCGATCCACGGCGTGTACTACCGCAATACCGCGGTCTCGGCGCGCATCGCCTCGTTCCTCGATCACCTGGCGCAGGCCCTGGGGCCTGCGCCGTTCGCGGCGTAG
- the dkgB gene encoding 2,5-didehydrogluconate reductase DkgB — translation MSIPAFGLGTFRLKDQVVVDSVRNALELGYRAIDTAQIYGNEAEVGQAIAASGVPRADLFVTTKVWTDNLAADTLLPSLRQSLDKLRSDHVDLTLVHWPSPRDAVSMAESLHALADAKQQGLTRQIGLSNFTIALTRQAIAILGAEAIATQQIEVHPYLQNRKLIGFLREQGIHVTSYMTLAYGKVLQDPVIAAIAARHDATPAQVALAWALQQGYAVIPSSTRRENLASNLLAQSLRLDDEDMAQIATLDRGERLANPAGIAPDWD, via the coding sequence ATGAGCATTCCCGCTTTCGGCCTGGGTACGTTCCGGCTCAAGGACCAGGTCGTCGTCGACTCGGTCCGCAACGCGCTCGAACTCGGCTACCGCGCCATCGACACCGCGCAGATCTACGGCAACGAAGCCGAGGTCGGCCAGGCCATCGCCGCCTCCGGCGTGCCGCGCGCAGACCTGTTCGTCACCACCAAGGTGTGGACCGACAACCTGGCCGCCGACACGCTGCTGCCGAGCCTGCGGCAGAGCCTGGACAAGCTGCGCAGCGACCACGTGGACCTGACCCTGGTGCATTGGCCCTCGCCGCGCGATGCGGTGTCGATGGCCGAGTCTCTGCACGCATTGGCCGACGCCAAGCAGCAAGGCCTCACCCGGCAGATCGGCCTGTCCAACTTCACCATCGCCCTGACCAGGCAGGCGATCGCGATCCTCGGCGCCGAGGCGATCGCCACCCAGCAGATCGAAGTGCATCCCTACCTGCAGAACCGCAAGCTGATCGGCTTCCTGCGCGAACAGGGCATCCATGTCACCTCGTACATGACCCTGGCCTACGGCAAGGTGCTGCAGGATCCGGTGATCGCCGCGATCGCCGCGCGCCACGACGCCACGCCGGCGCAGGTGGCGTTGGCCTGGGCGCTGCAGCAGGGCTATGCGGTGATTCCGTCCTCGACCAGGCGCGAGAACCTGGCCAGCAACCTGCTCGCGCAGTCGCTGCGCCTGGATGACGAGGACATGGCCCAGATCGCCACGCTGGACCGCGGCGAGCGGCTGGCGAACCCGGCCGGCATCGCGCCGGACTGGGACTGA
- a CDS encoding alpha/beta fold hydrolase: METKLSSIEIAVDGDALSGTLLTPTNGMPGVLFVHGWGGNQHHNLVRAREAVGLGCVCLTFDLRGHEGLASMRETVTRAQNLDDIKAAYDRLVDSPQVDPESIAVVGLSYGGYLASLLTLERPVEWLALRSPALYKDAHWDGPKVALNRDPDLMPYRHRAVAPDDNVALAACQRFRGDVLLVEAEQDTIVPGQVLKNYAAAFSNTRSLTSRVIKGADHALTRKEHQLEYTRYLIDWLTEMVVGRRVALAKNVVERRKQQLKSTQGDAATSPGQGSKEFQGRIEAKERTSDTPPSR, encoded by the coding sequence ATGGAAACCAAGCTCTCCAGCATCGAGATCGCCGTGGACGGCGACGCCTTGAGCGGCACCCTGCTGACGCCCACCAATGGCATGCCAGGCGTGCTGTTCGTGCATGGCTGGGGCGGCAACCAGCATCACAACCTGGTGCGCGCGCGCGAAGCGGTCGGCCTGGGCTGCGTGTGCCTGACCTTCGACCTGCGCGGCCACGAAGGCCTGGCGTCGATGCGCGAGACGGTGACGCGTGCGCAGAATCTGGACGACATCAAGGCGGCGTACGACCGGCTGGTGGATTCGCCGCAAGTGGATCCCGAATCGATCGCGGTGGTCGGCCTGAGCTATGGCGGCTACCTGGCCTCGCTGCTGACCCTGGAGCGGCCGGTGGAATGGCTGGCGCTGCGTTCGCCGGCGCTGTACAAGGACGCGCACTGGGATGGTCCGAAGGTGGCGCTGAACCGGGATCCGGACCTGATGCCGTATCGGCACCGCGCCGTCGCGCCGGACGACAATGTCGCGCTGGCGGCGTGCCAGCGCTTTCGCGGCGACGTGTTGCTGGTCGAGGCCGAGCAGGACACGATCGTGCCGGGGCAGGTGCTGAAGAACTACGCTGCCGCGTTCTCCAATACGCGTTCGCTGACCTCGCGGGTGATCAAGGGCGCCGACCATGCGCTGACCCGCAAGGAACACCAGCTCGAATACACCCGCTACCTGATCGACTGGCTCACCGAGATGGTGGTCGGGCGCCGCGTGGCGCTGGCCAAGAACGTGGTCGAACGGCGCAAGCAGCAACTCAAGAGCACCCAGGGCGACGCGGCGACATCGCCCGGGCAGGGCTCGAAGGAGTTCCAGGGCCGCATCGAGGCCAAGGAACGCACGTCCGACACGCCGCCGTCGCGCTGA